A stretch of DNA from Paenibacillus albus:
CTCAAAAGGATAGCTCGGATCAATTTTATGTATCTAGATGAGTTCGTGCTATAATGAAGTATTCGAAATAAGTAGAGTGGTGGAATAAGATGCCTGACAGGCAAAGTTTTAAGGACTACAATTTGAAGGTGAAAGAAACGTTTAATGCGACCAGCAATGAAGTTGTATTAACGGTAACGGAAGCCGGAAGTTCATTAGGCCTCTCCAAGGATCAAATGAAGATCTACGTAGAGAAGAATAAACTAACCAAAATTTCTATTATGAGAAGTGTTCATCGGTATCTGTTGTTAAAAAGCGAAATTGACGTGATCCTTAGTCGGAAGAAATAACGCTGCGCGGGATGTTTGTGGCTACTTGAATAATATGGTTTCGCTAATTTAGCCATAGTGTGGTATCATTTAATATACGTATAGTGGACGTAATGTCACATGCCGAGAAGGTCGCGATGCTGCCTTTAACGATATGTGGCTTTTTTATGATGCATAAACTAAAGGAGGGCTTGCTAATGTATTTTTCCCGAAAGAGACCCCCGGAAGATTATCCGACTGAAATGACAGCCATTTGGAAATGTGCCAAAGAGGGCTGCAACGGCTGGATGAGAAAGGGCTATTCATTTGAGGACGTGCCAACCTGCGCACAATGCATGTCTCCGATGGTTACTAGTATGAAAGAGCTTCCCGTATTGTATGATTCGGGACTTGACCGCAAGGCAGCGGTAAAGAGTATGAAAGTGAAGAATACGCCTTCTGAATAACACCGAACTGATACTTGGTTTGACTTCGTTTGTTCTTGTAAAGGAGTACAGGTATGGATTTAAAAGAAGAGATGCTGCAGCTGAACATTAAGAATGCGATTAAGGGTGCAGTTGTAACTGGTTTGAAGGATATTCTTACCCAGCTAACCAAAGAACGCTTGAATTTTATTGCGGCCAATTGTGCGCTTGCGGGGCGCTCGAAGCTGAAGAAGCAGGAGCTTGTCGATGCGCTCTACGAGCTGATTACGAATGTGTCGGCCATACGGACAAGTTTCTTATCTGCAGAGACGAAGGAATGGGAGCTTGTTAACCGGCTTCTTGATGTTCCGTACATTCAGGACAATGAGATATTTGTAGATGCATACTTGTTCTTGATGGACAAAGGCTTGGTATTTACTTTCCTGGAGCAGGACAAGCTGTACTTTGTTATGCCGGAGGAAGTCAAGGCCGTCTATATGAAGCTGGATCTCAAAGCTTTTCAGAAGGAGCGCGACGTACAGCAGCTCGTGCTGCGTTATACGGATGCTGCGGCTAACTTGTATGGCATCATCCCTGTGCAGAAGCTAATTGAGATTATTAATGAGCAGAACGACATGAGCCTGGCAGAAGCGCAATTCAATTCCATCCTGAAATCCGTTTCTGATAAGGTGCTGACCTGGGATGTCCAGCGCGGGTTCTTATTTAGCGAGGGCTTGGACGGAGAGAGCCTGGACGATTATGAAGCGTTCTTGGAGAGCGTGAAGGACAAGCCTTATTACATCCCTCCACAAGAAATGCTGCTTCGTTATGCGGACATTGATTATTTTGAGATGACGCCACAGCTCGAGGCATTGAAGAGCTATATTATGTTGAAACTCGGCAAAGTCGAGCGGTTGGCTGAAGCGCTCGTAGATGATATCCAGCTTGCATGCTCGATGGAAGAGCCGCTTGGCGTTGTCATGGAAGAGTTTGAGTTACGCAAAATCCGTCTAAGCAAGAAGCAGCTGGACGAGATTATGCCGCTAATTATTCAGGTGCATAATACGACGAGAATGTGGTCCATTCGCGGCTTTACACCTGATGAGCTAAGCACGAGTCAGAATGCGAGTGGAAGTAACGTAGTCCAGTTCCCGGCAGCATCCTCGAAAATCGGCAGAAACGAGCCATGCCCATGCGGCAGCGGCAAAAAACATAAGAAGTGCTGTCTGTAACGGCGTATAGTCGCCTTCAGTCGAAAGCCCAGTCCGTATGAGGATTGGGCTTTATTTGTGTGCTTAGAAGTTGAGGTGGGATGCAGGAAGTATGATGCACGAAGCATCAAGGTGCGTAAGGATAAGCGCCCCTACCTGCTCTAGAAATGTATCAGCATTGTTGAGTAAGAGTGAATTTATCATTGTACATGGACCATAAGTTAATCCAAAACTTTCAAAGTGGCGCCTAAGCAGAATAGGATAATCCAACGATAAAAATCATTGCTTGTAATTATTGGGATAGGCTTATCCCGCCAAACGTGGTAAAATAGCTTGGTTATGAAGTCATTTGTTGTGACGGATAGAAAGGGTCTAACATTATGGATTTAGCAATAACAACTCAACTTAGCGATATTTTGTCAGCTCTGACCAAAGATCGTTTGAACCAGATTGCCGCTGCATGTGAGCTTGCTGGCCGTTCGAAGCTGAAGAAGCAGGAGCTTGCTGATGCGCTCGTTCAGCTCCTTACTGACGCTGAATTCCCGCAATCGAGTCTGCAGCACCCTGATATGCCGGTAGAGATCCAGGAACTTCTCAGCAGCACAGCAGCACAAGCATCTGAAGCCCCTGCAGCACCTGAGGCGAAGCCAGAGGCTGCGCAAGCTACAGCGCAAGCACAAACGGCTGCAGCAAGCGTTACAAGCCAGATTCGCGCTTCCTATAAGAGAACGATCACAGCGCCTCGCCGTCCGGTTACGTCTGTCAAGATTGGCAGAAACGAGCCTTGCCCGTGCGGAAGCGGGAAGAAATATAAGAAATGCTGCTTGTAAATGAAGCTGCTAGAGTAACCACATCCATATTGGGTGTGGTTTTTGCTATATATATAAATTTTTAAACAATTGACGAAGCTGTGAACTCCTCTTAATATAGATTAAAAGCATGTTAGCGTTCACAAGGGATTCTGCTAGGGTTATACTTTGTTGCTGTTTGGTGATAAAGCGTCGCAGTTTTTCAGAACAGATGTAATGCTTTATACACGAGAGGGGAAATACCGTTATGAGAAAATGGTCATTATTAGTACTCGTATGTTCTATCGTTCTACTGATTGTAGGTTGTGGCAGCAAGAAAGAAGAGACAAACAACGCAGCTAACACGACTGCAGCTGGCAACAACACAACTGCTAATGCAAATGCAGGCGATACAGAGACACCAGCGGAGAAATCGTACAAGATCGCAATTTCTCAAATCGTTGAGCATCCATCGCTTGATGCGACTCGCGAAGGCTTCCTGGCAGCGCTTAAAGACGCTGGCATCGAAGAAGGCAAGAACCTGACAGTTGACTTCAACAACGCGCAAGGCGATTCCTCAAACAACCTGTCGATCGCTCAGAAGATCGCAGCAGAGAAGAATGATCTTGTCTTTGCAATTGCTACGCCATCCGCGCAAGCAGTCGTTCAGCAAGTGAAGGATACGCCGGTCGTATTCGCAGCCGTTACAGATCCGCTGGCAGCGAAGATCGTTAGCAACCTGGATGCGCCAGGCGGCAACGTAACAGGCGCTTCAGATACGAATCCTGCAGCTACAACGCAGCTGTTTGACTTTGTAGCAGCAAACTTCCCGAATGTGAAGACAGTCGGCGTTGTCATAAATGAAGGTGAAGAGAATGCTGTCGTGATGTCGAAGATGGCTGAAGAAGCATTG
This window harbors:
- a CDS encoding DNA-binding protein, translating into MPDRQSFKDYNLKVKETFNATSNEVVLTVTEAGSSLGLSKDQMKIYVEKNKLTKISIMRSVHRYLLLKSEIDVILSRKK
- a CDS encoding cold-shock protein, translating into MYFSRKRPPEDYPTEMTAIWKCAKEGCNGWMRKGYSFEDVPTCAQCMSPMVTSMKELPVLYDSGLDRKAAVKSMKVKNTPSE
- a CDS encoding YecA family protein gives rise to the protein MDLKEEMLQLNIKNAIKGAVVTGLKDILTQLTKERLNFIAANCALAGRSKLKKQELVDALYELITNVSAIRTSFLSAETKEWELVNRLLDVPYIQDNEIFVDAYLFLMDKGLVFTFLEQDKLYFVMPEEVKAVYMKLDLKAFQKERDVQQLVLRYTDAAANLYGIIPVQKLIEIINEQNDMSLAEAQFNSILKSVSDKVLTWDVQRGFLFSEGLDGESLDDYEAFLESVKDKPYYIPPQEMLLRYADIDYFEMTPQLEALKSYIMLKLGKVERLAEALVDDIQLACSMEEPLGVVMEEFELRKIRLSKKQLDEIMPLIIQVHNTTRMWSIRGFTPDELSTSQNASGSNVVQFPAASSKIGRNEPCPCGSGKKHKKCCL
- a CDS encoding SEC-C metal-binding domain-containing protein encodes the protein MDLAITTQLSDILSALTKDRLNQIAAACELAGRSKLKKQELADALVQLLTDAEFPQSSLQHPDMPVEIQELLSSTAAQASEAPAAPEAKPEAAQATAQAQTAAASVTSQIRASYKRTITAPRRPVTSVKIGRNEPCPCGSGKKYKKCCL
- a CDS encoding ABC transporter substrate-binding protein, producing MRKWSLLVLVCSIVLLIVGCGSKKEETNNAANTTAAGNNTTANANAGDTETPAEKSYKIAISQIVEHPSLDATREGFLAALKDAGIEEGKNLTVDFNNAQGDSSNNLSIAQKIAAEKNDLVFAIATPSAQAVVQQVKDTPVVFAAVTDPLAAKIVSNLDAPGGNVTGASDTNPAATTQLFDFVAANFPNVKTVGVVINEGEENAVVMSKMAEEALSKHGIKLIKAAVTNTSEVKQAAESLVGRADAIYITLDNMVVSGVDSIIQVAQKNKLPFFSSDRDTVEKGAFATVGFKYYDHGYQAGQMAVDILKNGKKPGEIKVSMQEKLDLILNLKAADALGIKVTDEMKNAVQDQAQDIIQ